TTTCCCTGCCGGATGCCTCCGGGTCTATCCCTAATGAAATATCAATGAGGGAAGCGACTTCGCCGCTGATACTAGCGGTGCCAGCGGAGGGGGCGTATACACCGCTCAGCAGTCTGAGTAATGTACTTTTGCCAGCGCCGTTATGACCGAGTAATCCAACCCGGTCTCCGTCATTGAGAGAAAAAGTAAGGTCCTCCAGTGCTCTGACGATCACTCGGCCTTGGTCGTTGGCACTGAGTTTGCCGCCTGTAGCGACTTGAATCAGTCGCTTTTTCAGAGAGCGAGCACTTGCGTTATAGATAGGGAAATCAACGCATGCGTTATGAAATTCAATACAAGCCATAATAGTTTTCTTCTTAGAGCCAATAAGCAATGCGACGTTTATAGAGGCCATAGATGATGATCGCTATGCACCAGCCAAACAGAGCCATGCCCCCGGCCACGCACCAGCTAACAGTGCTCACATCCTGTCCGAGCAAGGGGGCCCTGACGATTTGTATGAGGTGATAGATGGGGTTCAAATCCAGTAAATAGGTGCCGGCTCGTCCTGGTAGCAGGCTTGGAAGCCACATGATTGGCGTCAAGTAAAAGGCAATTTGCAAGACGCTCGCAATGATCTGCGGGAGGTCGCGATATCGCGCGCATAAAAGGCTCAATATCAAGCTGATCCATGCCAGATTGAGAACAAGCAGTGCAAAGCCCGGGACACTCAACAGTGCTCCAAGACCCAATGGTTTCTGAACAGCCAGCAGGACAAGCGGGAAGATGACGATATTGTGCGCGAGGATCAAAGTATTGCGCCATATTGTGCGTAAAATATGCACGAATAATGGGATGGGGAGTTGTTTGATAATACTTTCTGCGGCGATGAGGCTGGTGCAGCCCTCTAACACGCAGGTAGAAATAAAACTCCAGAGAATCATACCTGCTGCAAGAAATGGCAGAAAGTCTTTCATGGGGGAGTTAAATATTTGGCCAAATACGAGGCCAATAGTACCAATCATAACCCCCATGCTGATGGTTAGCCAAAACGGTCCGACAGCAGAGCGCCTATACCGTTGACGTACATCCTGCCATCCGAGCATGCCTACCAGCGAATAGCGCTTTACAGCCGTCGCTATATCTGCCATGGCGACGGTAATTGAGTTGTTTAGCATTCGAAACACCGGGTTGTCAAAACAGTCAATGATTGTAATCTTGTAGGAGGGGGGAGTGTCACTTTTTCCATCCCGTCTAGTTTCCAGTTTTTCACGATCGCGGGATCTACTCCGCGTAGAGTGCCTCCCCCTGTTGCAAGGATGGAGAATAAAGTCTGCAGCTATTTCGTATGGCGCGCGCTCGCTATCATGCCAAGCTTGAGCTATTCGTTAAAAAAGAAGTGCTTGTGTCGAGTGGGTCGGGTGTGCTAGCGATCATGAATAAAATCTCTGTCAGATGATTCGCACTTTCTCTATCATCCCACGGTCAGAGGAGAACTCCCAAGAAATTTCCCTCACTCCAGAAGCGCATTTTGGGTTAAGTGACGGCGTCTGATCGTCAGCGCTCCAATAAATCGCCTGCTCGGAAGCGGGCGGAGCGATTAGCTAATGGTTGCCGATGAACAGTTTCGCGGCAGCAACGTTTCGTGGTTTTCAAGCGAGTTTCGCCTCCGTGCGTTGTCTGTCGGGCAGGCCGGTCAGTGGGGCGAATTATAGCGGCGCTTTCAGTTAAATGCTCCTTCCTGGACCCTGCCATGTGCAAGTATTGGGCGATCTCGTCCTCGTTGAGGTTACAATGCTGATCAACGACCGCGTAAAAAGGAGGGGGCTGCGTGCTCGAAAGTTTGAATGGATAAAGTACGAAGAATTTTGCTGGGTTTGCCTCGTAGGCAAAAAAGACTGATACAGGTCGCCACCGATGTGGTTTTGGTGTGGGTCGCCTTGTGGCTGGCCTTTATCGTCCGCCTCGGCATCGACGACATGTACAATCCGCTAAAGTTGCATTTCTGGCTGTTCGTCAGTGCCTCGATTATTGCCATTCCCCTTTTCGTACGCTTTGGCATGTACCGCGCCGTCATGCGCTACTTCGGCAATGACGCGCTGATTGCCATCGTCAAGGCAGTCAGTCTGTCCTCGCTGATCCTCGCCGTGGTGGTCTACTGGTACAGCGGGCACGAAGTCGTGGTGCCGCGCTCCATCATCTTCAATTATTGGTGGCTAAGCCTGGTAATCATTGGCGGCCTGCGTCTGTGCATGCGGCAGTATTTCATGGGCGATTGGTTCACCGCTGCGCAGCATGTACCGTTTGTCAATCGAGACGATGGTTTGACCAAGGTCGCCATTTACGGCGCTGGCGTCGCGGGCAACCAGTTGGTTGC
The window above is part of the Pseudomonas sp. B21-048 genome. Proteins encoded here:
- a CDS encoding ABC transporter permease — protein: MLNNSITVAMADIATAVKRYSLVGMLGWQDVRQRYRRSAVGPFWLTISMGVMIGTIGLVFGQIFNSPMKDFLPFLAAGMILWSFISTCVLEGCTSLIAAESIIKQLPIPLFVHILRTIWRNTLILAHNIVIFPLVLLAVQKPLGLGALLSVPGFALLVLNLAWISLILSLLCARYRDLPQIIASVLQIAFYLTPIMWLPSLLPGRAGTYLLDLNPIYHLIQIVRAPLLGQDVSTVSWCVAGGMALFGWCIAIIIYGLYKRRIAYWL